From Gimesia panareensis, the proteins below share one genomic window:
- a CDS encoding fasciclin domain-containing protein: MNLFVKQFAALATAVTVSFSASLSYSADQKNIVETAVEAGSFKTLATALKEAELVSALQGKGPFTVFAPTDAAFKKLPEGTLKTLLKPENKSKLAAILTYHVVPGKVTAAEVTKLSGATTLNGQRVDIMTQDGKVMVDGATVVKTDIKCSNGIIHVIDQVILPADKNLVETASAAGQFKTLLTAATEAGLAETLANKGPFTVFAPTDKAFAKLPEGTLESLLKPENKQKLAAILKYHVVAGRVYSEDALSAGEAKTLQGSKVKISATGGVAKVNQAKILKTDIDASNGVIHVIDAVLMPSKDKKLTASEACHKIREAVAEGASLYNCGHYHQTATLYRKTMQNVLTGVEDMPAEVSTQMRQALAHSKNMHCASQQAWTLRNALDHAYARMSAL; the protein is encoded by the coding sequence ATGAATCTCTTCGTCAAACAGTTCGCGGCGCTGGCCACCGCTGTCACTGTCTCGTTTTCGGCCAGTCTTTCGTATTCTGCCGATCAGAAAAACATTGTTGAAACTGCAGTCGAAGCCGGCTCGTTTAAAACGCTGGCTACGGCGTTGAAAGAAGCAGAACTGGTATCTGCACTGCAAGGTAAGGGGCCGTTTACCGTCTTCGCTCCCACTGATGCAGCCTTCAAGAAGCTTCCCGAGGGAACTTTGAAGACATTGCTCAAGCCCGAAAACAAATCGAAGCTGGCAGCGATTCTGACTTACCATGTCGTGCCTGGTAAGGTGACTGCTGCTGAGGTCACCAAGCTCAGCGGTGCTACAACTCTGAATGGGCAGCGGGTCGACATCATGACCCAAGACGGTAAAGTAATGGTTGATGGAGCAACGGTCGTCAAAACGGATATCAAATGTTCCAACGGGATCATTCATGTGATCGATCAGGTCATCCTGCCGGCAGATAAGAACCTGGTGGAGACCGCCTCCGCAGCCGGTCAGTTCAAGACCCTGTTGACCGCGGCCACTGAAGCGGGCCTGGCGGAGACGCTGGCAAACAAGGGGCCTTTTACAGTGTTCGCACCGACGGATAAAGCGTTTGCGAAACTGCCCGAGGGAACGCTGGAATCATTACTCAAGCCTGAAAATAAGCAGAAACTGGCCGCGATTCTGAAGTACCATGTTGTGGCGGGACGTGTCTACTCGGAGGATGCACTGTCTGCCGGAGAAGCGAAAACGCTTCAGGGATCGAAGGTGAAAATCAGTGCCACCGGTGGTGTGGCAAAGGTCAATCAGGCGAAAATTCTGAAGACGGATATTGATGCATCGAATGGAGTGATTCACGTGATCGATGCAGTGCTCATGCCTTCGAAAGATAAAAAACTGACTGCCAGCGAAGCCTGTCATAAAATCAGAGAGGCTGTGGCGGAGGGAGCGAGTCTGTATAACTGCGGACACTACCATCAGACGGCAACGCTGTATCGCAAGACAATGCAAAACGTCCTGACGGGAGTCGAGGATATGCCTGCCGAAGTCAGCACGCAGATGCGACAGGCGCTGGCCCATTCCAAGAACATGCATTGTGCATCACAGCAGGCCTGGACTCTGCGAAATGCACTGGATCATGCGTATGCACGGATGTCTGCACTGTAA
- a CDS encoding GntR family transcriptional regulator — protein sequence MSQTDLTSNPTANIVEQLRMEIITGRIAEGTALREVSLAERFEVSRAPVREALKQLAHEGMVESKPNCGMRVAPSSSKSMQELVIPLRQTVESFALRSIFDDLDEADFAEWETLLCEMKSACENRDFNQLAELDIRFHQSIVARSPEQGLMTIWLTLVSRVRRHFLEGFQKPSDPMKVYFEHLAIVSMFRSGKLEPSIQALISNID from the coding sequence ATGAGCCAGACAGACCTGACCTCAAATCCGACGGCGAATATCGTGGAACAACTGCGAATGGAGATTATCACCGGACGCATCGCAGAAGGCACCGCTTTGCGCGAAGTCAGCCTGGCAGAGCGGTTTGAGGTGAGTCGTGCCCCGGTGCGTGAAGCCCTCAAGCAACTGGCACATGAAGGCATGGTGGAGTCCAAACCCAATTGCGGCATGCGGGTCGCGCCATCCTCTTCCAAGTCGATGCAGGAACTCGTGATCCCACTCCGGCAGACCGTGGAATCGTTCGCCCTCAGATCCATTTTTGATGACCTGGATGAGGCCGATTTCGCAGAGTGGGAAACGCTGCTCTGCGAGATGAAATCCGCGTGTGAGAACAGGGATTTCAATCAGCTGGCGGAACTGGATATCAGATTTCATCAGTCAATCGTAGCCAGATCACCCGAGCAGGGTCTGATGACCATCTGGCTGACGCTCGTATCCCGGGTTCGGCGACACTTTCTGGAAGGATTTCAAAAGCCGAGCGATCCAATGAAAGTCTACTTTGAACACCTGGCAATCGTCTCCATGTTTCGTTCCGGCAAACTGGAACCGTCGATCCAGGCACTGATCTCGAATATCGACTGA